ACTGATACCTCCCTACTCATCTGTTTTTCTGGCAAAAAAAGAGTATAAAAGGAAAGTGAAGCTGGCACTTAATACTAGCTACCCCTCAGAAGTAAGCTATGATATTATTGATAGCAAACGGCGAGTGCACAGCAGGGGTAAACTGCCTGCTAAACAAACTGACCTTCGGCTTCCTAAGCTGGCGCTGGACGAAGAGTACCGTATACGCTTCTGGCAAAGCGAACAGCAGGCGGCATATAGCTCACACTTTCGGGTAAAAAGAAGGTTTTCTTTAGGGCTCAGGGCAGTAGGTATAGGGCTGAGCGCTGCTGCTTTTGCCTATTTTATATTAAAACCAGAAGAAAGCAACGAGCTGCCTATGCCATTTACACTTGATGACTAATTACCTTTTAAACCCACGAAAAGTAGATCAACCTCTACTCAAAATCAGCAAAAACCTGAACTATGAAGCTCCTCCTGACGATAATAAGCCTAAGCTGCACCCTGCTTTCAGTTTGCGCGCAATCTAACTCCACAACCAGTGCTGCATTTAACGTTCATACGCCTCAGGACGATACCCCTCCGCAGGTGCATATAAGCGCAGACAAGCACCTGCTTCATATCTCCCTAAACGATCAGGTAGGGCTGGATACCCTCTGGTTTAACGAAGACATCATCATCCCCCCAAAGGATACCAGCTATACTTTTTCGAGACCAAAAAGCCACTCCAATATGTACTGGCTCAAGGCCACTGACCTTAAAGGCAACACTTACGAAGAAACCTTTGCCCTGGATGAAAGAGGACAATTGCAAAGAGGCGTAATTCCTGTAAGCCAACCCAAAGCCATAGCCTCCATGTTTGATGCCAGCTACTATGCTCTGATGATAGGGGTGCAAAACTATGAAGATGATGAAATTGAAGACCTTACCTACCCGGTAGAGGATATGATACAGCTAAGCCATACCCTGATTAACCTCTATACTTTTGAACCCGAAAACGTGCAGCTTTTAAGTAACCCTACCAAGTCTGAGATTGAGCGTAAGTTGGACGAACTAAAAGAGATTGTAGGTGAGCAGGACAATCTGCTTATCTTTTATGCCGGACATGGCTACTGGAATGAAGACTCGCAAACCGGCTCATGGCTACCAGCCAACGCCCGCCTGGACAAAGCCTCTACCTGGGTCAGAAATAGTACGGTAAGAGATTATATCAAAGAAATTAACTCCAAACATACCCTGCTTATTACCGATGCCTGCTTCGGGGGTAGCATTTTTAGCAGCCGGGGCGTAAGCAGCGATGAGCTGATGACCTATAATGCCCTCTATAATGCCCCGAGCCGAAGAGCCATGACCAGTGGCAACCTGCAAACAGTACCGGACCAGAGCAAATTTATGAGCTACCTGCTTGCCTATCTGGCAGATAATCGTGATGATTTTTTTCCGGCAGAAAATTTATTTAACCGTTTAAAGCTACCTGTCATCAACAATACGAACCAGGCTACAATACCGCAGTACGGGGTCATTCAGGATGTAGGTGATGAAGGAGGAGACTTTATTTTTATAAAAAGACAAGCTTCGGCAACCAAAGCTCCGGAATAATAGCTCAGGGGCCAATAATTACTTTTTGTCTCCTTTCAATTAGCTGACCTGCCGTGCTTACCCGCAAACTGCAGAAGTAAACACCAGAAGCTAGTTTATGGCCTGATGAGTTTGTACCATCCCATTTCAGGGAATGAAAACCTCCTTCAAGTATGCCTCCATAAAGCTCCCTCACTCTTTTACCCTGATTATTATAGATGATCACTCGTACCTCATAAGGCTGGTCGGCATTGGGTAAGGCAAAAGGAATATTGACCAAAGAGTGAAATGGGTTAGGGTAGAGTGGGTTTAGGCTAACAGAAGTGGGCTGCAACTGCTCCTTAAGGAAGGCATCCGGACCATACACTACACTAAATCGCCGTGTAGCAGTATATTCAAAAGTGTAACTATTCTGGATACGCATATTTATTAGCCGTTCGGTTTGGCTGTCGTGCAGAAATACCGCCTGCCTATCGGCTGGAAGTTGCTCACTATTCCAGCTTAGCACTATACTAGTCCGAACATCAGTGTCTACCTCAAAGCTCCATGCATACTGGTTTTGTGTAGGTACTATACTTTTTGTGATCGCGTTTTTGCTCGCCTTATCAGTCCTGAAGTTAAGGTTCAGATAGTGACCAAAGGCGGGAGGGCTTAGGAGGTCATAAGCATCTAAACTTTCAGAGGCATCTGGGTGCATGCCCAAACCACTCAGCGTACGCTTCAGGCGGAAACTTACTGCCCTGGCATGCAAACCTAACTGCCAGCCCGCGGTTTTGGCAGTAGCTCTCCTGACTCTGCTCTGAGCATCGCTGTGTTGCCTGGCACTAATGGGTATGGATAGCTGAGTACCCCCTTCCTCAACATGCAGGAGCGCCCCACTACCTACAGGCAGCTCATATACCACAGAATCCCAGTTTTCGCTATAGCCCCGCAAATCTTGCTTAAGAGACAAGTGTTGATTGTCGGGATGGATTCGCACTTTTTCCCAGTCAATATCAAAAGGAAAAGGATTGCCAATCATATTCCAGCCAGGCTGTAATGCTATTTTATAATCTTTCTGTTTATGAACCTTTACAGTCTCTCCACTACCACTATTAATTTTTTCCAATGCCTCATAAGTGTGCAGCAGAAGATAAGCCTTGCCACTGCTTAGCGTATGGAAACTATCGTACTCTTCAAACTTATTTTCCTTCCCCAGCCGAAAGAAGCGCCACTTTTCTTTATCATATCTGCCCAGCGCTTTCAATGTTTGTTCTACCCCCTTATCTTCCAGTACCAAAGGGAAAGATACAAGCCTGTAGTCAGCCTGGTTTCTACCTGCCCTGACGGGTATGTCTATGCCATCTTCATATTTTTTGTACAGATAGACCGTATCTTTTTTCAGCTGATCAAACTTATCTGTAAACTCATAGTAA
This window of the Porifericola rhodea genome carries:
- a CDS encoding caspase family protein, producing MKLLLTIISLSCTLLSVCAQSNSTTSAAFNVHTPQDDTPPQVHISADKHLLHISLNDQVGLDTLWFNEDIIIPPKDTSYTFSRPKSHSNMYWLKATDLKGNTYEETFALDERGQLQRGVIPVSQPKAIASMFDASYYALMIGVQNYEDDEIEDLTYPVEDMIQLSHTLINLYTFEPENVQLLSNPTKSEIERKLDELKEIVGEQDNLLIFYAGHGYWNEDSQTGSWLPANARLDKASTWVRNSTVRDYIKEINSKHTLLITDACFGGSIFSSRGVSSDELMTYNALYNAPSRRAMTSGNLQTVPDQSKFMSYLLAYLADNRDDFFPAENLFNRLKLPVINNTNQATIPQYGVIQDVGDEGGDFIFIKRQASATKAPE